The Betaproteobacteria bacterium genome includes the window CAAAGCTGCGGCGTGTGGCATCCATGGCGCCACGATTATCGCGTGAAGCGGCTACGCTGTTAACCGTGGCGTAAATCAGGTGCAGGGAAAGGCGCCTTTTCGCGTGGCGCCATACGGTTGGCGCCGGTTAGCATTGCGCACTGAAACCCTGCGCGACACCCAAAAGGCCGATTGGCAGCGCGGCTGGAGGGTTTATGCTATGGGCAATCGGCCGGCATTCGACGCGACCGCGGGCATTGCGTCCAAACGGCCGGAAGGATGGCGACATTCCAGCTCGGCGGCCGCTTCGAATGCCGGTCGGCGGGCGCATGCGCGATCCCGCCCAGGGAGCTACGAAACGATGAACATGCTGGCGTCCGGCCTGCCGCTGGAGCGCGTCGGCGTACTCGCCGAGCTGGACCCGTTCGCCCTGCAGGAAGTCGCCGCGGTCATGCAGCCGGTGCAGCTCGCGGGCGGCGCGATGCTGTTCGACCAGGGCGAAGCCGGCGACACGCTGTACATCGTGGTGCATGGGCGCCTGCGGGTGTCGGTCGCGGGCGGGCGCGGCGGCCGGCGGGTCGTGGCCGAGCTGGGTCGCGGCGAGAGCGTGGGCGAGATGGCGCTGCTCACCGGCGAGCGGCGCTCGGCCAGGGTCGAGGCCATCCGCGACAGCATGCTGCTCGCGCTGTCGCACTCGGCGTTCGAGCGGGTCGTGGAGCAGTACCCTCGCGTCATGACCCAGCTCGCCCGGCAGCTGGTCGAGCGCTTGAAGCTGAGCCTGCGCGGCGCGCCAGTCACGCATTTCCTTTCCACCGTATGCGTCGTGCCGGCCGTCCCGGGCGGCCGTATCGGCAAGTTCTGCGAGCGTCTGGCCCGCGCCCTCGGTGCGATCGGACCGACCTTGCACGTGACGCGATCCGCCGCCGGCGGCGCGCTTGCCGAAGGCGCGAACGAGCTCGCGCGCGGCGGCGGCGAGGACACGCGTCTGCTCGCCTGGCTGAACGAGCAGGAAGAGCGTTACGCCTATGTCCTGTACGAAGCCGACGAAGCCGATCCGGCCTGGTCGCGGCTGTGCGAGCGCCAGGCCGACCGTATCGTGCTGGTCGCGCGCGCCGGCGACGATACGCCCCCGACCCCTCGCATGGCGACGCAGTTTGCGGCAGCGGCGGGCAGTGCCCGCCGCGAATTCGTGCTGCTCAATGGCGGCGCACCGGTTGCCGGCGCGATGGATCGCTGGCTCGGCGCGTTGCCGAGCGTGCAGGCATGGCATCACGTCGCCGACGGCCATGACGGCCAGGTCGCGCGCTTCGCTCGGCTCCTTGTCGGGCAGGGCATCGGCTTGCTGCTCGGTGGCGGCGGCGCCCGCACCTTCGCGCATATCGGGGTGTTGCGCGCGATGCAGGAAGCGGGCATCGAGGTCGACGCGATCGGGGGCGTGAGCGGCGGGGCCATCGTCGGGGCGCAGGCGGCCGCCGGCGTGAGCCCGCGCGAGATGAAGGCGCGGGCGCACGACGAGTTCCTGCGCCGCGGCTCGCTGCTGGACTTCACCGTGCCGATCGTCTCGCTCATTCGCGGCCAGCGTTTCGCCAGGATGCTCGCGCGACTGTTCGCCGAAACGAACATCGAGGACCTGCCGATGCGCTACTTCTGCGTGTCGGCCAACTTGAGTCGGGCGACCCTGCGCGTGCACGACCGCGGCGCGATCTGGCGCGCGGTCGGAGCAAGCATCTCGATCCCTGGCGTGGGTCCGCCGACCTGCGAGAACGGCGACTTGCTGATCGACGGCAGTGTGCTGACCAACCTGCCGGTGGAGACGATGCGCGACCTGTGCCCGGGACGGGTGGTCGCC containing:
- a CDS encoding cyclic nucleotide-binding domain-containing protein; translated protein: MGNRPAFDATAGIASKRPEGWRHSSSAAASNAGRRAHARSRPGSYETMNMLASGLPLERVGVLAELDPFALQEVAAVMQPVQLAGGAMLFDQGEAGDTLYIVVHGRLRVSVAGGRGGRRVVAELGRGESVGEMALLTGERRSARVEAIRDSMLLALSHSAFERVVEQYPRVMTQLARQLVERLKLSLRGAPVTHFLSTVCVVPAVPGGRIGKFCERLARALGAIGPTLHVTRSAAGGALAEGANELARGGGEDTRLLAWLNEQEERYAYVLYEADEADPAWSRLCERQADRIVLVARAGDDTPPTPRMATQFAAAAGSARREFVLLNGGAPVAGAMDRWLGALPSVQAWHHVADGHDGQVARFARLLVGQGIGLLLGGGGARTFAHIGVLRAMQEAGIEVDAIGGVSGGAIVGAQAAAGVSPREMKARAHDEFLRRGSLLDFTVPIVSLIRGQRFARMLARLFAETNIEDLPMRYFCVSANLSRATLRVHDRGAIWRAVGASISIPGVGPPTCENGDLLIDGSVLTNLPVETMRDLCPGRVVAVDVSADKDLSVDRSWTDFPSPARLLAARPWRRRAMPIPNILEILFRGAMLSSIAAERDIADRVEFYLRPPLRGINLLDFKTLDRVETRAYEYAVQALEQWPFRTGAGS